A window of Perognathus longimembris pacificus isolate PPM17 chromosome 6, ASM2315922v1, whole genome shotgun sequence contains these coding sequences:
- the Insm1 gene encoding insulinoma-associated protein 1: MPRGFLVKRSKKSTPVSYRVRGSEDVDRALLLSPGCGGARAEPPVPNPGPGPLLPPPPPPPPAERTHAALAAALACAPGPPPPPPGPRAAHFGNPEAAHPAPLYSPTRPVSREHEKHKYFERSFNLSSPVSAESFPTPAALLAGGGGGGGGGGANGASGSGTCGGDALLFAPAELKMGTAFAAGTEAARGPPLPPTAALRPPGKRPAPPAAAVAVVAEPPAKAAKAPSAKKPKAIRKLHFEDEVTTSPVLGLKIKEGPVEAPRGRAGGAARPLGEFICQLCKEEYADPFALAQHKCSRIVRVEYRCPECAKVFSCPANLASHRRWHKPRPAPAAARAPESEAATRAEAREVGAGSGGGGGSSDRDTPSPGGVSESGSEDGLYECHHCAKKFRRQAYLRKHLLAHHQALQAKGAPPAPPAEDLLALYAGPDEKAPLEAAGDGEAAGVLGLSAPAECHLCPVCGETFPSKGAQERHLRLLHAAQVFPCKYCPATFYSSPGLTRHINKCHPSENRQVILLQVPVRPAC; encoded by the coding sequence ATGCCCCGCGGCTTCCTGGTGAAGCGCAGCAAGAAGTCCACGCCCGTGTCCTACCGCGTCCGCGGCAGCGAGGACGTTGACCGTGCGCTGCTGCTCTCGCCGGGCTGTGGGGGCGCCCGCGCCGAGCCCCCGGTGCCAAACCCCGGGCCGgggccgctgctgccgccgccgccaccgccaccaccgGCCGAGCGCACCCATGCGGCTCTCGCTGCCGCGCTCGCCTGTGCTcccggcccgccgccgcccccgccgggccCGAGGGCCGCGCACTTCGGCAACCCCGAGGCCGCGCACCCCGCGCCGCTCTACAGCCCCACGCGGCCCGTGAGCCGCGAGCATGAGAAGCACAAGTACTTCGAGCGCAGCTTCAACCTCAGCTCACCGGTGTCGGCCGAGTCTTTCCCCACGCCCGCCGCGCTGCTcgccgggggcggcggcggcggcggcggtggcggcgcgaACGGCGCGAGCGGCAGCGGCACCTGCGGCGGCGACGCGCTGCTTTTTGCCCCTGCCGAGCTCAAGATGGGCACTGCGTTCGCGGCCGGCACCGAGGCCGCTCGAGgccccccactgccccccaccGCCGCCCTGCGACCCCCGGGCAAGCGGCCCGCGCCCCCGGCCGCCGCCGTCGCCGTCGTCGCTGAGCCGCCCGCCAAGGCAGCCAAGGCCCCAAGCGCCAAGAAACCCAAGGCCATCCGCAAGTTACACTTCGAGGACGAGGTGACCACGTCgccagtgctggggctcaagaTCAAGGAAGGGCCGGTGGAGGCGCCGCGGGgccgcgcggggggcgcggcgcgGCCGCTGGGCGAGTTCATCTGCCAGCTGTGCAAGGAGGAGTACGCCGACCCGTTCGCGCTGGCGCAGCACAAGTGCTCGCGCATCGTGCGCGTGGAGTACCGCTGCCCCGAGTGCGCCAAGGTCTTCAGCTGCCCGGCCAACCTGGCCTCGCATCGCCGCTGGCACAAACcgcggcccgcgcccgccgccgcgcgCGCGCCGGAGTCGGAAGCCGCCACCAGGGCCGAGGCGCGCGAGGTCGGCGCGGgtagtggcggcggcggcggcagcagcgacCGGGACACGCCGAGCCCCGGCGGCGTATCCGAGTCGGGCTCCGAGGACGGGCTCTACGAGTGCCATCACTGCGCCAAGAAGTTCCGCCGCCAGGCCTATCTGCGCAAGCACCTGCTGGCACATCACCAGGCGCTGCAGGCCAAGGGCGCGCCCCCAGCGCCCCCGGCAGAGGACCTACTGGCCTTGTACGCTGGGCCCGACGAGAAGGCGCCGCTGGAGGCGGCCGGCGACGGCGAGGCGGCCGGCGTGCTGGGCCTGAGTGCACCCGCCGAGTGCCACCTGTGCCCAGTATGCGGGGAGACGTTCCCCAGCAAGGGCGCCCAGGAGCGCCACCTGCGCCTGCTGCACGCCGCGCAGGTGTTCCCCTGCAAGTACTGCCCGGCCACGTTCTACAGCTCGCCGGGCCTCACGAGGCACATCAACAAGTGCCACCCGTCCGAGAACAGACAGGTGATCCTCCTGCAGGTGCCCGTGCGCCCGGCCTGCTAG